In the Candidatus Bathyarchaeota archaeon genome, AATTCGAGTTAGGCCGCGTCTGCCTAAACAAACGATTCGATGGACGATGCGTTTTCCAATACCGAGATGGGTTCAGATGGCTATGTGGTCTCCAACAGGAGAAACCCATCTCCTGCAAGCTGTGGCCCTTCGCCGTCTTCACAAAGCCCCGTTATGGACGAAGCCGAGACTCCGCCTACCGTTATTTAGATGTCGAATACTACCTGTACGTCCACCCATCTTGTCGGGGCCTAACGTACGGGTCTCCCAGCGTACACCTAGCGGAAATGGTTTTGCCCGAAGTCATAGAGATCTGGCTGGGTAAAAGGACAAGTCAATCATACACCACTTGTCATCTTCCAAGCCTAACGCCTAAACCCCTACGCGTAAACGTTAATCCTCTATAAACTTGGGCCTCAGCTTCTCAGCGAGCTCCTCAGGGGATTCAAACACCTCCCCTTGATCCAGTAGATGCCGCAAACCCCACACATCGCTGACATATCCCTCCCTAAACCCGTATCTAGCGGCGACCTTTAAGCTCAGAGTATAATCCTCCCTCCTTTGATCCAAGGGCCCAGAGTACAAGGCGAAGTTAAAGCTCCACACGCCGATTTCAGAGTAAAACTCCAACACCTTCTCTACACCTTTAGCTATGGAAGCCAACTCCTCATCGTTAAGCTCGAGGAAACTTGACCTCCCCGGCAACACCATGTCCACCTCTAAAAGGCTTGAAGGCGCGAAGGGGGCCAGTACATGTAAACCGCCTATACGCCCAACGTACCTTTCCGAGCCCAGCTCCGCCTCGATGAGATCCTCCCAGTAATTCCCCCCATTCTTCCTCCAATACTGCCGGCCGAGCCTCAGCATCCTCATGATCCTCTGAAATCCAATTGAGGTGACTAGGGTTTGCATATGGGGGTGAATTACGGTGGAGCCGGCTGGAGGCAAGTAGTTCACGACCACCGCCAAGTATTTCACACTAGGATCATGGAGGTGAACCCCTCTCACATAGGTGGAGGAGGCTTTCAACGCGTTGAACAATGTTTGAGCCTTAAAATCCGAGGGCCTTAAGAGGTGGATTGGCGATAGAACCGTGACCGCGTTGTATTCCGCGTGGGCAAATAGGCTTGGAAACGTGACAGTTTCCCCAACCTCGATGAGGCCCTCAGCGATTAGGCTTGGAGGAAACCTGGGTACGCTGCCCATTAAACGTGTCGGGCAGAATGGGCAGCTAACCTTGGACTTCTCGGCGTAACCCTTGAGGAATTCTTCATCGGATTCGAAAAACCTTTTC is a window encoding:
- a CDS encoding YkgJ family cysteine cluster protein encodes the protein MSLLRLIPWRRVHDWLCLGCGECCKRFEIPLMGPEYARVLGRYGLTALKFELGRVCLNKRFDGRCVFQYRDGFRWLCGLQQEKPISCKLWPFAVFTKPRYGRSRDSAYRYLDVEYYLYVHPSCRGLTYGSPSVHLAEMVLPEVIEIWLGKRTSQSYTTCHLPSLTPKPLRVNVNPL